The following is a genomic window from Halichoerus grypus chromosome 13, mHalGry1.hap1.1, whole genome shotgun sequence.
TCTCTCCGCTTTCTGAGGCTGAGCCGAGAGGAATGCCACAGGGACAAAGCGGGGAGCAAGGGGGCATCTCCCCCTTACCTTGATGGCTTTCTCCATGTCGCTCTCCTCGGACATGCTCCTTGGGGCCTCTACGGCCGGGAGCGGCGGAGGCTGCACAGGTGCCCGGTCCCACCGTAGCCGGGGGAGCAAGGGGCTCGGCGCTCGGGCCCCTGGGCCTCGGGGAGACCGGCAGCAGCCGTCCCCAGGGACCGGCGGGGATGAGGGCCCCGGCGCCGGCTCCGCTTCGGTGGGCGGCTCTAggctggcggcggcggcccccgggGACAAGCCTTTGTGCTGGGCCCCGTGCGGCCGCCTCCCGGCTTCATCCCCGGCCGGGGAGGCAGGCTCCCGGGGCAGGGCGAGGCGGGGAGGGTCCCCGTCCGGGACGCTATGCAGAGGCCTCGCGGGGCCGCCGATTAGGCCTGGGCTCGCCAGGTCCTAATGAGGAACCTGCGCCTCCGTCTCCGCCGCCGGCACCGCTGAGAAGCCGAGCCCgagccggccgccgccgccgccgccgccgccgccgctgctccCGATGCCGCTTCAGCGCCACACATCGCCGGGACACCCGCGCCGGGCAGCCCCGCCGGccggccgcccgcccgccggcgCTGTGTCCCGCCTGAGCTCCGGGCCGCCCGTCTTGCCGCCCGACTCCTTGCCCCCACGGCTCCACGTGCCCCTCGCCGCCGTCCGCTGGGGTTTCCGAGCGCCCCCAAACCACGCAGTTGATTCGCAGGCATCTGCCAGGGTCTCCTCACGCTGCGCCACACTCGGGACAGGCCCCGGGGCCCTCCGCAGCGCTGGCGCCGCGCTGATGACGCAATGCGTCCGGCCCCCACGGGGCGGACCCACAGGAGAACCCCACCTGACAGGAGTGACGTTCGCGCCCCTTTTTCCCTCTCAGACGCGGAGAAGGAGGTTCGTTCCGCCAGAAACAGCGTGCGTGCAGGAGCCGGGGGTTTCAACTCGTGATGAAGAAGAGGAAACGGAGGTCCCGGGCGGGTCCAGCGGTAAGAGAACAGTTGTGTATAATAATAGAAGTCGTAGTTATATATTCGGAGGGTTAATTTTACCTGAGGCTCTTTTTCCCCAGTCAGGTTCTTTATTCTTTACAAAGCAGGCATTTGGCGCTGCGAGGTAAGTATGTTCTTACCCCGCGTTTACAGGTTAGGTAATTAAGGCTCTGAGAGCCCAACTCTCTTGGGCACAGCTGAGAAGTGGTCAAGTCAGAATTGGAACCCACGTTTGTGCTCCTTCCACTACACCAACTACCTGCCCAAGGACCTTGTACGAGCTGTTGGCAGATCACCTCTTCATTCGTTCAGTTATGTACTGAGCATCACCGTGTACCAGGCCTACTCAACACATGGGAAACAATAGGAGCAAGAGTCCGTACCTACTCAGTGGATCTTAATTTCAGGAAAGCTAAGCAGCAAATAAACGGGGAAACAAGAGTTTGTAGGTGCCAAGAAGAAAGTTTACAGGATGCTGAGATAAGAGAATAACTGGATGTGGGGACTTTCCTAGTAGATGGTCAGGGAATGGGGTAACACTGAAGCTGAGACCTCTGAGGAATGAGAAGGAGCTGACTGTTGCAAATCTGAGGAGGAGATTTCTGGGCGGatggaacagcaggtgcaaacaTCTTAAGATGGAAATAAACTAAATATGTTCAAGGAGCAGCAGAATGTTCATTGTAGTTGGAGCAGAGCAAGTAGAAGGagaaaatgacaaagaatgaGGTTGGAGAGGTGGACAGAGGCTGTATCATACACACTAGGGTCATGGTAATgactttagattttattctatGTAACTGGaaggttttaaaccaaagagtgaTGCGAACAAAGTTATGTTTTGAAAGATCATTCTGCTAGATAAAGAAATATGGGCAAGCAGAAGTGGAGACATGGAGAGTTATTAAGAGGCTATTGGAATAATCCAGATGAGAGATTATTTTGATGCTTGAACTCAGGTAGTGGCAGCAAAGATGGAGTAGATGGATTTATGGTATGTTTTGGGAGTAGAGTTGACAGTATTTCCTGAAGGATTTGATATGGAACGTGAGAATaagaaatgaggggcgcctgggtggctcagtcgttaagtgtctgcctttggctcaggtcatgatcccagggtcctgggatcgagccccacatcgggcttcctgcaagggaggaagcctgcttctccctctcccactccccctgcttgtgttcctgctctcactctctctctgttaaataaataaaatcttaaaaaacagaagaaagaaagaaatcaagagtaACTTCTCTGAGTCTGGCTTCAGCAACTGGAGGGACAATGGTGCCGTTCAGTGATTGACGGACTTGATGCAGGTGAAGATGAGGAATCCATGTTTTTTTCTGT
Proteins encoded in this region:
- the LOC118525750 gene encoding uncharacterized protein LOC118525750; protein product: MPLQRHTSPGHPRRAAPPAGRPPAGAVSRLSSGPPVLPPDSLPPRLHVPLAAVRWGFRAPPNHAVDSQASARVSSRCATLGTGPGALRSAGAALMTQCVRPPRGGPTGEPHLTGVTFAPLFPSQTRRRRFVPPETACVQEPGVSTRDEEEETEVPGGSSGSLFFTKQAFGAASWTMMRRFLRRQGSKMEDS